The Lachnospiraceae bacterium KM106-2 nucleotide sequence CACCGCTTACTGTCTCTGCGTATAATGACGTGGATGAAAGTCTTTATTTATATGCAAGCAGAGGTTATACAAGGACAGAAGTGGTTAAACCGGAGATTACTGCACCAGGCGTTGATATCATAGCTCCGACTCCGGGGAATGGATTTGTAGCTTCTACAGGAACAAGTGTGGCAGCGGCTCATACTGCTGGAGCCGCTGCAATACTAATGGAATGGGGATATGTTAGAGGTAACATTCCAAGGATGAGTACAATTGAATTGAAAAAACTAATCCTTCGAGGTGCAAGAAGAGATCCTGATATAGTATATCCAAATCGGGAATGGGGATATGGAATACTGGACGTATATAACGTATTTGATGCCTTACGTACAGGGATTGCTCCAAGATAAAGCTGAGCCGGTAAGGTTTAACTTTTCACATTATTTTAACTTAATTGTAATATTAATCTTAATTGTGGAAGAGGGATAGTTATTATGAAAGTACCTACAAATTTGAACTTATATACTCAACAAATACCGATTCAAAATAGATATGTTAATCCGGATGACATTCTAATACCAAGAGGTTATAAAGTCGAAGTATTTGCACAGGGTATTAATACACCGATTTGTATCGACTTTACGGAAAGCGGAGATATGCTGATAGCGGATTCAGGAATACTGTCAGGAAATCCACAAGTTATTCTACTCAGTAATGGAGAATTCTCTATCATAGCAGAAGGATTCAATGTTCCTATCTCCGGTATCACCTATAGAAATGGAGATGTCTATGTTGCCCATAGAGGAGTAATAACATTAGTTAAAATGAATGGAGCAAAACAAGATCTCATGTATGGATTACCAAGCATGGGTGACTTTACCAATAATAAAGTTGCTTTCGGACCGGATGGTAAAATGTACTTTGGTCAAGGAGCAGCGACAAACTCAGGAGTAGTAGGGCTAGATAATGAATGGGTTTTTGAACATCCCTTTTTTAGTGACCGGCCGGGCTCTTATATTATGATGAATGGTCAAAATTTTGAGACTAGGAACATGCTAATGCCGGTAGGAGATGATATTGCATATACAGGTGCTTTTTTTCCTTATGCAGTTGCAAGCCTGCAAAGATTTGAAATATTAAGAAGGGCAATCCGAGCCTCAGGAAGTATTCTGAAAGCGAATGCCAACGGTACGGAACTCGAGCAGGTTACCTGGGGATTTCGAAATCCATTTCGAATACAATTTGATCGATTTAATCGTGCTTTTATTACAAACAGGGTTATGATAACAGGGGCAGCAGGCCAATTGCTAATGCTCCTGACGAATTATATATACTGATACCGGGAACCTGGTACGGATGGCCGGATTATTCTGCCGGAGAACCTGTGACCTTGCCTAAGTTCGTACCCGTGAATGGTCCGATGCCAGAAACATTATTTACGAACCCTCCGGGGATAGCACCTCGGCCCTTTGCTATCTTTCCTCCAAATTCAAATATAATGGGCTTTGATTTTAATTACAATCCTCGTTTTGGCAGGGAAGGAGATATCTATATTGCCTCCTTTGGACCTATAGAAAGTAATATGCCGGGTGGAAACTTACGGACTGGGGTAGGGCATAATATAATTACTGTAGATATCAATAATGGACAGATTTCAACCTTTCTTATGAACAAATCAGGCTTTGCAGCATCAGAAGGAGATGGAGGTTTGGGAAGACCTACGGATGTGAAGTTCGGACCGGATGGAGCAATGTATATATCGGATTATTCCATGACAACGATTGATAACATGGGTGTAAATTATCCAAATACTGGTGTAATATGGAGAGTTTCAAGAATATAGTTCATATAGTATAGAAATACGTGGAAGGAGTTATGTATGACTGGGGAAAATCGTATTGGAATCATTAGTGAAGAATATGCTGATTTTATAATTGATTATCGAAATAATCCCCAGTTATTAGAGGGTTTTGATAATGCTTATGTTCATATTATGAATGAAGCATATGCAATCGTTCATATTCCATTAAATACTTTACCGGAACGAATACTTAGTGAATATAGTTACACTATAATACCAAAGGTTTTAGGCTTGGTAAGTGAAGTTAGCCTTGAGGCATCAGGAGTTGAGAGATTAAGAAATCAACCAGCTTTTAATCTTACCGGAAGAGGTATCTTAATCGGTATTATAGATACCGGGATTGATTATCTAAATCCTGTATTTCGCAATGAAAATGGTTTAACTAAAATCGTCTCTATATGGGATCAGACAATACAGAGCGAAGGCGGATATCCGTTTGAAACTTAT carries:
- a CDS encoding glucose/sorbosone dehydrogenases-like, whose translation is MTLPKFVPVNGPMPETLFTNPPGIAPRPFAIFPPNSNIMGFDFNYNPRFGREGDIYIASFGPIESNMPGGNLRTGVGHNIITVDINNGQISTFLMNKSGFAASEGDGGLGRPTDVKFGPDGAMYISDYSMTTIDNMGVNYPNTGVIWRVSRI